From the Elaeis guineensis isolate ETL-2024a chromosome 16, EG11, whole genome shotgun sequence genome, the window ATTAGAAGGTGTCTCATCGTAACGATCGCAACCAATAGTGAcctaatattttatcaaaaatagccTTCGAACATATTCGTATTTGTCGTGTATCTGTTCTAGGTTCTTCGCTTTAGTTACCCAAATGTTTTGTTTCATTGAGTTGTCCGGCAGGAGAACGATAAACCAAAAAAAAAGCTGCAAGTTGAAAAGAATGTTtaattagaatttctatttttgaattagtataattttaaaaatcttgCAAGATATATACTTTGTGAATAAAGCTAAAATCAGATCATGGATTGATTtccatatattaatatttattttaataaataatatatatataaatatatgatatAGATATTAGTCAGATATAGATGtttctatatatatttaataattaaaatttataattataaaatcaaaaatattgttaaatatatttgataaatatatattttttaaatttataaatattataaaaaattaaataaaattgtaaATAAGATTAGATATGGATTAAATAGTTATATattcatttttatattttttattgatagatATGCATATGAATTCAAATATTTGTGAATTGCTcaattttttatcaatatttgaatagatttagataaaaaaataaatttaaatagatattAATCCTTATGATTACACACGTTTTACCaactctaaatttttattttaatatttaaaaaatatatcaaatctattatttgattttgaatgagGATATACCTATTAATCTAATAAAACAAAGATGCACAGAGACTTGCACATCATTTACGCCTTTTATTCTTTTAACCAGTGAATCTGCTATGCCTTTATCAACATATTTTGGTTGATACTAATATTATAATTTAGCCCACCAActcatcaagaagataatagtatGACGATTAAATGTCATTTATCCTCCTTCCGTAGTGGATAAGCaacatgttttttttttaataaataaataaataaatttcacGACGCCAACCACTTCCTATCTTTCGCTTTGTATGGAGTTGTTGCTGAAGACAACCTCCGAGTCGCGACGGAAGGTGTAGATTAAGACTTTCGTGAAAGGGCGCCACGTACCCTGGTTTTCACGGCGGGGCCCAGCCGCATATAGAGCTGCGCCCGGTTGCCCATTGTTTTCCCCGTAAATAAAGAGATCCCTCCCGCTTCCGCAAGCTCGCCACGGGGCGTCGACTCTCTTCGTTCTTATCGCATCCCAGATCGAAAGGCTCGCCATGGATCCCTacagggtaccatctttttcacaaaaaatcaaaaattttcgaGCTCTCGATCGGATTCTTGATGTTCTCGTATCCATTTTTACCCTAGATTCGAGAActggtttgatttttttttttttttttttcattacgtTTTCCCTCTCTTTCCCTTCGTCATGATTTTTTTGATGGGGTTGTTTGATGCTTTGATGCGATCTTTCTGTTTGCGGATTGTAATCCCATTAGGTTTGATTATTACTGAGTGATGATTCTTTGCTGAGCTATTCCGATTCACCATTTGTATAGCTCTTTGATTTGAGTTTCTATTGGATGCAGCACCGCCCCTCTAGCACCCACAACGCCCCCTTCTGGACCACCAACTCTGGTGCCCCCGTTTGGAACAACAATTCCTCACTGACTGTCGGATCCCGAGGTAACGTTTCATCTGTGTTTAATCCATGAGGTTTTTGTGTAATCTTTGCATACTTATTCGAGATTATCCTAATTTCTCGTGGATGCAAACGGGCTttttagctttttattttttttacttggtTCATCATATCTTTCAGTTATTGCGGGTATCATTAAAATATCGGTACAAATCAATTTGTTGTTGGGGCAGCGTTTTGTGATCTCTTTCTGCAGTAAGCTATTTCGATTATTTGGTCACAAGTTTGCTTTTGCTGCGAAGAATGGGTGGAAAATTGTGTTAATTATGTGCAACTTGTACTTCGGAGTTTTCAAGGTGCTTGCGTCGAGAGACTGTCGGGGGAGTTTGGGGTAAGGACAAATGTTAGGTCCTCTCTCTGTCGGTATCTTATTTTATGGGACCATGGTTTGAAAATTATAGGTGGCCCTGATCTCTTTGTAGTCCTAATCAGTATATATATGTCTTGGTTCAAAATTTCTTATTCCTTGCTACAGAGTATGATAATTGTCAGTTATCATTAAAATGGATCCTCCTCAAAGTAGAAAAATTCAAGAAAGGGATTGTTTATCAGCACCTAAAGCAAATAGTTTTATGGTAAGTTTCCTTAAAGTTCTAAGCTTTATAACATGGTTAGATACTGATACATCTTCATCTTATTTTAACCGCATTCCAAGCTTGTTAGAAGTAATTATATTAGTAGAACAGTTCAGTTTTTGAACTGAAGGCAATACTTGTTCAGATATTAAGGTCAAAGTTATACAATTCCAAATGTCTGGCACCTTGTGAGTAACACATTTCACTTGTTCTGTCTTAATGGTAAAAggagttaaattaaaatacatctaGGCAGCACGTCAAACATGCTtgtgttcttttttttctttaagggATCATAGACCGTCAGATTCATGCTTGTAGTATCATTTGTGTAATTGGATAGGCTTATAGGCTATTGCTTTGGTTGCTTCAAACACTTCCACACAGCAAAATAAACCTGATCATAATGTATGTTATAAATCCATTGATTAAGACTAATAAGTATATATATGGCATAGTAGAAGAGGCATCAGAAAGATCATATATTCAGAGGCCTGCATCTGAGATGACATCCTAGACACATGGCATGTGGAATCATGGTTGAGAGATTATAAATGCCGGGAATTACCAAGGCAGCTGATGACAGTTGGCCACAAAAACTAAAGTAACCTTGGTTTATGTATTgatagttctttatttttcttcatcaagaaaaTATATTGAATGGTTATTCCTAAAACCAGGCCCATATTCATCAAGTCTTATCCCAACTATTTGATTTGGCTTTATGGATCCTCACATTTGGCAAGCATGGTTATTCATAATTCTAAAACTTCTGGATTTGCTTTATCAAAATAAGGTGTGGATCTAATATGTCTATAATTGTGATCGAGGTCATATAATTCTCTAACCCATTTCCATTGGACAGGGCCTATTCTTCTTGAGGATTATCATGTGATTGAAAAGCTTGCTCAGTTTGATAGGGAGCGTATCCCTGAGCGGGTTGTTCATGCTAGGGGTGCTAGTGCCAAGGGCTTCTTTGAGGTCACTCATGACGTTTCTCACCTCACTTGTGCTGATTTCCTTCGAGCCCCTGGAGTCCAGACCCCAGTCATTGTTCGCTTCTCAACTGTGATTCATGAGCGTGGAAGTCCTGAAACCTTGAGAGACCCACGTGGTTTTGCAGTGAAGTTTTACACTAGAGAGGTAAGTGGGCTGTTCTGCTCATTTGCAGGTTGTGGTTTATCCTTCAAGAGTTTGTAATTTTATTGTGGAATGGTTTTGGTTGGTTGAGAGTTCTTTTTGCACTTTTATTTGTGCCATTAATGTGCTGTGGAATTAAATTGTCATTTTAGTAGTGTACAATTCCTGTTTGACCTTGGTGTGAGTTACTGATtctgtattatttcatttgtattCTTTTTGTTTTGGTTAATGACTTGTCGGATCTTACTACCTGTTAGAGGATAAAATTTGAAAGACATGAGCATTTTTAAGTAGCAGCATTGTTATTCATGATGACTAGTTAACCAAGACCTGGTAAAATAAATCTATGTTTGAAGAATTATTGAAGAGTACATTTCATAAGTTTGTGTCCTGTTTGTAATTTGAAGTTATGAACTTTGGTTTTATACTGGCAAAAATGCTCACCTCTTGTTCATCAAAAGTTATCTacattttttggatgtatatgtGAATATAACCATGGAGTCAAGATACACGATTCCGCTTATTGcactgattttcaattttttaagtTTGGGTCATACTTCTATCAAGCTACTGATGCAATCCCTAAGTAGAAGAAATCTTGCTTTAGAATggtcaaaaaattaataacaGAATTGCAATTTCAAGCTTTCAGATTCACTATTATGACAGTTGTGGTATATATTGGCTTCAGGGTAATTTTGATCTTGTTGGAAACAACTTCCCGGTGTTTTTCGTTCGTGACGGAATAAAATTTCCTGACATGGTTCATGCCCTCAAACCGAACCCAAAGTCCCACATACAGGAGAACTGGAGGATCCTGGATTTCTTCTCGCACCACCCAGAGAGTTTGCACATGTTCTCCTTCCTATTTGATGATGTTGGTATTCCTTCAGACTACAGGCACATGGATGGTTTTGGTGTGAACACTTATTCTCTCATTAGTAAGGATGGGAAAGCTCATTATGTCAAGTTCCACTGGAAACCAACATGTGGTGTGAAGTGTTTATTGGATGATGAGGCTGTGACTGTTGGAGGCAGTAACCACAGCCATGCCACCAAGGATCTGTATGATTCAATTGCTGCTGGAAATTATCCAGAGTGGAAGCTTTTCATCCAGACAATTGATCCCGATCATGAagataaatttgattttgacCCACTTGATGTTTCCAAGATCTGGCCAGAAGACATTGTTCCTCTCCAGCCTGTTGGACGTATGgtcttgaacaaaaatattgatAACTTCTTTGCAGAAAATGAACAGCTTGCATTTTGCCCAGCGATTGTGGTGCCTGGAATCCATTACTCAGATGACAAACTACTCCAGACTAGAGTTTTCTCCTATGCTGATACTCAGCGGCACCGTCTGGGGCCTAACTATTTGATGCTTCCAGTGAATGCTCCCAAATGTGCTCATCACAACAATCACCATGATGGCTTTATGAACTTCATGCACAGGGATGAGGAGGTAGTAGAATCACCTTTT encodes:
- the LOC105059701 gene encoding catalase isozyme B, which codes for MDPYRHRPSSTHNAPFWTTNSGAPVWNNNSSLTVGSRGPILLEDYHVIEKLAQFDRERIPERVVHARGASAKGFFEVTHDVSHLTCADFLRAPGVQTPVIVRFSTVIHERGSPETLRDPRGFAVKFYTREGNFDLVGNNFPVFFVRDGIKFPDMVHALKPNPKSHIQENWRILDFFSHHPESLHMFSFLFDDVGIPSDYRHMDGFGVNTYSLISKDGKAHYVKFHWKPTCGVKCLLDDEAVTVGGSNHSHATKDLYDSIAAGNYPEWKLFIQTIDPDHEDKFDFDPLDVSKIWPEDIVPLQPVGRMVLNKNIDNFFAENEQLAFCPAIVVPGIHYSDDKLLQTRVFSYADTQRHRLGPNYLMLPVNAPKCAHHNNHHDGFMNFMHRDEEVNYFPSRYDPVRHAERFPLPPRVLTGKREKCVIGKENNFKQPGERYRSFDPARQERFVHRWVEALSDTRVTHEIRGIWITYWSQCDKSLGQKLATRLNMRPSM